The following proteins come from a genomic window of Longimicrobium sp.:
- the phoU gene encoding phosphate signaling complex protein PhoU — protein MSPTPGFRHFHEELAKLKNQLLDMSGLAEDLVTRSLQALRDRDGELAQEVIRRDNDLDAMEVAVDDACIHLLALQQPMARDLRLITMAMKISNDLERVGDHAVNIAEAVRHLAEQPIYLEFPEIEEMGRLATEMLSDALDTFVRADAAGAREVCRRDDRVDALHNSLFRILLTHMMEDPRRIGASMSLFLVSRNLERIADLATNIAEDVVFLVEGRSIKHGAERSPDERRSGGERRAS, from the coding sequence ATGAGCCCGACGCCGGGGTTCCGCCACTTCCACGAGGAACTGGCCAAGCTGAAGAACCAGCTTCTCGACATGTCGGGGCTGGCCGAAGACCTGGTCACCCGCTCGCTGCAGGCGCTGCGCGACCGCGACGGCGAACTGGCGCAGGAGGTCATCCGCCGCGACAACGACCTCGACGCCATGGAGGTGGCCGTCGACGACGCCTGCATCCACCTGCTGGCGCTGCAGCAGCCAATGGCGCGCGACCTTCGCCTGATCACCATGGCGATGAAGATCAGCAACGACCTGGAGCGCGTGGGAGACCACGCGGTGAACATCGCCGAGGCCGTGCGCCACCTGGCCGAGCAGCCCATCTACCTGGAGTTTCCGGAGATCGAGGAGATGGGGCGGCTGGCGACGGAGATGCTGTCGGACGCGCTCGACACCTTCGTCCGCGCCGACGCGGCGGGCGCGCGCGAGGTGTGCCGCCGCGACGACCGCGTGGACGCGCTGCACAACTCGCTCTTCCGCATCCTGCTGACGCACATGATGGAAGACCCGCGGCGCATCGGCGCGTCGATGTCGCTCTTCCTGGTCAGCCGCAACCTGGAGCGCATCGCCGACCTCGCGACGAACATCGCTGAGGACGTGGTGTTCCTGGTGGAGGGCCGCAGCATCAAGCACGGCGCCGAACGCTCCCCCGACGAGCGCCGCTCCGGCGGGGAGCGCCGCGCGAGCTGA
- the pstB gene encoding phosphate ABC transporter ATP-binding protein PstB yields the protein MPTETPTPAPAELAIRAEDFSFWYGGTRALNDITLEMPQKRVTALIGPSGCGKSTFLRSINRMNDLIPGIRHDGDITLRGESVYRTGLDVVQLRKRVGMVFQKSNPFPKSIYENVAYGARVNGLAKGRRALDDLVEHSLKQAALWDEVSDRLDRSALGLSGGQQQRLCIARALAVQPEVLLMDEPASALDPIATQKIEELIYELKDQYTIVIVTHNMQQAARVSDYTAFFYMGSLVEMGRTNTLFTNPREERTEAYITGRFG from the coding sequence ATGCCCACGGAAACGCCCACCCCGGCCCCGGCCGAGCTGGCCATCCGCGCCGAGGACTTCTCGTTCTGGTACGGCGGCACCCGCGCGCTGAACGACATCACCCTGGAGATGCCGCAGAAGCGGGTGACGGCGCTGATCGGGCCGTCCGGATGCGGCAAGAGCACGTTCCTGCGGTCCATCAACCGCATGAACGACCTGATCCCCGGAATCCGCCACGACGGCGACATCACCCTCCGCGGCGAAAGCGTGTACCGCACCGGGCTCGACGTGGTGCAGCTGCGCAAGCGGGTGGGGATGGTGTTCCAGAAGAGCAACCCGTTCCCCAAGTCCATCTACGAGAACGTGGCGTACGGCGCGCGGGTGAACGGGCTGGCCAAGGGCCGCCGCGCGCTGGACGACCTGGTGGAGCACTCGCTGAAGCAGGCGGCGCTCTGGGACGAGGTGTCTGACCGGCTGGACCGCAGCGCGCTGGGGCTTTCCGGCGGGCAGCAGCAGCGGCTGTGCATTGCCCGGGCACTGGCCGTGCAGCCCGAGGTGCTGCTGATGGACGAGCCGGCCAGCGCGCTGGACCCCATCGCCACGCAAAAGATCGAGGAGCTGATCTACGAGCTGAAGGACCAGTACACCATCGTGATCGTGACCCACAACATGCAGCAGGCGGCGCGCGTGTCGGACTACACCGCCTTCTTCTACATGGGCTCGCTGGTGGAGATGGGGCGCACCAACACGCTGTTCACCAACCCGCGCGAAGAGCGCACCGAGGCCTACATCACGGGGAGGTTCGGATGA
- the pstA gene encoding phosphate ABC transporter permease PstA: MAPPRHAAPLDPLSFRDRRRRISSRIWLALTGVAAALTVLPLLLIFFHLLSAGLGSLNPEFFTSVPAPVAQPGGGVGNGVLGTFLLVGLAGAMGLPVAIGAGVYLAEAEGGPMANGIRFITDVMNGIPSIVIGIFVWAWVVVAMGGFSAFAGGVALAIMLLPMVTRTTEEMVRLVPREIKEGALALGFTRWRTTLGVVLPAARSGILTGVLIALARIAGETAPLLFTAFGNPFWSAGLGEPIAALPVQIFQYAISPFEEQHKQAWAASLLLIALVLAMNLAARFLIRSPYRSR; this comes from the coding sequence ATGGCTCCCCCGCGGCACGCCGCCCCGCTGGACCCGCTGTCCTTCCGCGACCGGCGGCGGCGCATCTCCAGCCGCATCTGGCTGGCGCTGACCGGGGTGGCGGCGGCGCTCACCGTGCTGCCGCTGCTGCTGATCTTCTTCCACCTGCTGAGCGCCGGGCTGGGCTCGCTGAACCCCGAGTTCTTCACCAGCGTCCCCGCGCCGGTGGCCCAGCCGGGGGGCGGGGTGGGCAACGGCGTGCTGGGCACCTTTCTGCTCGTGGGCTTGGCGGGGGCCATGGGGCTGCCCGTGGCCATTGGCGCGGGCGTTTACCTGGCCGAGGCCGAGGGCGGGCCGATGGCGAACGGCATCCGCTTCATCACCGACGTGATGAACGGCATTCCGTCCATCGTCATCGGCATCTTCGTCTGGGCGTGGGTGGTCGTGGCGATGGGGGGCTTCAGTGCCTTCGCCGGCGGTGTCGCGCTCGCCATCATGCTGCTGCCGATGGTCACGCGGACCACGGAAGAGATGGTTCGCCTGGTGCCGCGCGAGATCAAGGAGGGCGCCCTGGCGCTGGGCTTCACCCGCTGGAGGACGACGCTGGGCGTCGTCCTTCCCGCGGCGCGCAGCGGCATTCTCACCGGCGTGCTGATCGCCCTGGCGCGCATCGCGGGCGAGACGGCGCCGCTGCTCTTCACCGCGTTCGGCAACCCGTTCTGGTCCGCCGGGCTGGGCGAGCCCATCGCCGCGCTTCCCGTGCAGATCTTCCAGTACGCCATCAGCCCGTTCGAAGAGCAGCACAAGCAGGCCTGGGCCGCGTCGCTGCTGCTGATCGCGCTGGTGCTGGCCATGAACCTGGCCGCGCGATTCCTGATCCGCAGCCCGTACCGGAGCCGCTGA
- the pstC gene encoding phosphate ABC transporter permease subunit PstC: MQPVPEQASALATGPRPFASRLLPRYAQGNVADRSYALALGAFGLAIPVLFAFIVVRVGVASWPAIQRFGLGFVGGTTWDPVAGQFGALPFIFGTLASSLLALLIAVPLSIGLAIFLTELAPRWLAAPIAFGTELLAAIPSVVYGLWAIFVLVPWLRTSIQEPVASAIGDRVGLFAGPAYGSSIMAGGVILAIMIVPFISAVSREVLAAVPVAQREAALALGATRWEMTWQVVLPYAVPGIIGAIILGLGRALGETMAITMVIGNRAEVATSLFAPGATMASVLANEFAEASDDLHLAALMSIGLLLFGITIVVNSVARFLVWRVSLRGGK, from the coding sequence ATGCAACCCGTACCTGAACAGGCGAGCGCACTGGCAACAGGCCCCCGCCCGTTCGCATCGCGGCTGCTCCCGCGATACGCGCAGGGAAACGTCGCCGACCGCAGCTACGCGCTGGCGCTGGGCGCGTTCGGCCTGGCGATCCCCGTGCTCTTCGCGTTCATCGTCGTGCGCGTCGGCGTGGCCTCGTGGCCGGCCATCCAGCGCTTCGGCCTGGGCTTCGTCGGCGGGACCACGTGGGACCCGGTGGCCGGCCAGTTCGGCGCGCTGCCCTTCATCTTCGGCACGCTGGCCTCGTCGCTGCTCGCGCTGCTGATCGCCGTGCCGCTTTCCATCGGGCTGGCGATCTTCCTCACCGAGCTGGCGCCGCGCTGGCTCGCCGCGCCCATCGCTTTCGGCACCGAGCTGCTGGCGGCGATCCCCAGCGTGGTCTACGGCCTGTGGGCCATCTTCGTCCTGGTTCCCTGGCTGCGCACCAGCATCCAGGAGCCCGTCGCCAGCGCCATCGGAGACAGGGTGGGGCTGTTCGCCGGGCCGGCGTACGGAAGCAGCATCATGGCGGGCGGCGTCATCCTGGCCATCATGATCGTCCCCTTCATCTCCGCCGTGTCGCGCGAGGTGCTGGCCGCCGTGCCCGTCGCGCAGCGCGAGGCGGCGCTGGCCCTGGGCGCCACGCGTTGGGAGATGACCTGGCAGGTGGTGCTTCCCTACGCGGTGCCCGGGATCATCGGCGCCATCATCCTGGGGCTGGGCCGCGCGCTGGGCGAGACGATGGCCATCACCATGGTCATCGGGAACCGGGCCGAGGTGGCCACGTCGCTCTTCGCCCCCGGCGCCACGATGGCCAGCGTGCTCGCGAACGAGTTCGCCGAGGCCAGCGACGACCTTCACCTGGCGGCGCTGATGTCCATCGGCCTGCTGCTGTTCGGCATCACCATCGTGGTCAACTCCGTCGCGCGCTTCCTCGTTTGGCGCGTCAGCCTGCGGGGGGGCAAGTGA
- the pstS gene encoding phosphate ABC transporter substrate-binding protein PstS, protein MKRVSGTIAALAAFALSACGGGDASPAAMKQKEQSSAAGGTVTLTGAGASFPRPIYDRWFADYAAANPVRVNYQAIGSGGGIRQVTEGTVDFGASDAPMSQEELAKAPGTVHVPTVLGAVTVAYNLPGLAQPLRLDGASLAGIFGGTIKKWNDPAIAALNPGVQLPATDVIPVHRTDGSGTTFIFTEYLGAVSPQWKQGVGVGKTVNWPAGLGGKGNEGVTGQVKQTPGAVGYVELAYAREGNLPTAALRNAAGQFVQPSVEATAAAAENLKLGADGDLRASLVNLPGAQTYPIVAWTYLLIPPQMQDCTKARALAALVRWSLIEGAATARQLHYAPLPDAVRAPALAAMDGVTCGPNKERVGQ, encoded by the coding sequence ATGAAAAGAGTCAGCGGAACCATCGCCGCGTTGGCGGCGTTCGCCCTTTCGGCCTGCGGAGGCGGCGACGCCAGCCCCGCGGCCATGAAGCAGAAGGAGCAGTCGTCCGCCGCGGGCGGAACCGTCACCCTCACCGGCGCGGGTGCCTCGTTTCCGCGTCCCATCTACGACCGCTGGTTCGCGGACTACGCGGCCGCCAACCCGGTGCGGGTGAACTACCAGGCCATCGGCTCGGGCGGCGGCATCCGCCAGGTCACCGAGGGCACGGTGGACTTCGGCGCCTCCGACGCCCCGATGAGCCAGGAGGAGCTGGCCAAGGCCCCGGGAACCGTGCACGTGCCCACGGTCCTCGGAGCCGTGACCGTCGCCTACAACCTGCCCGGGCTCGCCCAGCCGCTGCGGCTGGACGGGGCGTCGCTGGCCGGCATCTTCGGCGGCACCATCAAGAAGTGGAACGATCCCGCCATCGCCGCGCTGAACCCGGGCGTGCAGCTGCCGGCTACGGACGTGATCCCGGTGCACCGCACCGACGGCAGCGGCACCACCTTCATCTTCACCGAGTACCTGGGTGCCGTCAGCCCGCAGTGGAAGCAGGGGGTGGGCGTGGGGAAGACGGTCAACTGGCCCGCCGGGCTGGGCGGCAAGGGCAACGAGGGAGTCACCGGGCAGGTGAAGCAGACGCCGGGCGCCGTGGGTTACGTGGAGCTGGCGTACGCGCGCGAGGGCAACCTGCCCACCGCCGCGCTGCGCAACGCCGCCGGGCAGTTCGTACAGCCTTCCGTCGAGGCCACCGCCGCCGCCGCCGAGAACCTGAAGCTCGGGGCAGATGGCGATCTCCGCGCCTCGCTGGTGAACCTGCCGGGCGCGCAGACCTATCCCATCGTGGCGTGGACGTACCTGCTGATCCCGCCGCAGATGCAGGACTGCACTAAGGCCCGCGCGCTCGCCGCCCTGGTCCGCTGGTCGCTCATCGAAGGCGCCGCCACCGCGCGCCAGCTTCACTACGCGCCGCTCCCCGACGCCGTGCGCGCGCCGGCACTGGCGGCGATGGATGGAGTGACCTGCGGGCCGAACAAGGAGCGGGTGGGGCAGTAA